The Oncorhynchus mykiss isolate Arlee chromosome 17, USDA_OmykA_1.1, whole genome shotgun sequence genomic interval ATTCACCAGTCTTTTAGGTGATGTGTCCTCCAGAGTAAAGTTCATGTAAGTGGTGGAGTCTTGGGGAAggcttcaacaacaacaaaaagatatATAAGTCACTTTGATTTTATTCAATGAACTTGATGGAGTCATTCTCAAACAAAATGTCAAGTATAGTCTTGTAAAGACTTACGCTTTTGCTACCAGGTCAACTGCAAATTGAACAGggattgtccgggttagggaactATTGGTTGAGTTTCCATTGTCGCTGTAAACAAAAGCAAAGGTAAATGCATGTTTTGTGTACATTAATGGAATGCTATGAAGTCCTTCAGCTAATTGAGTAGAAGGTATTGAGGTTGTATTAAACTAGATCTTAGTTTTAAGCTATGTTTTGTTCAATACTTCGACAACATGGGGAAATGAAGTGTGTTTCCTGGACTGATTCTAATCTCTCGTCTAGCTGCTGCTCTAACATGTTCACACTGGAAGCAGATTTCTACCTCAGTCCGATGACGGTCATCTCCATTGTGTCGTTCCAGTTGTATGTATTCAAAATATGGAATTTACTGGTGAACACAGCCTGAAAAGGAAGATGGCATTGTTGAGAAGAAAAAATAAAGACGTTACTGATTTGTCACATCTTTATCATCTAAGGACAACATTTTAAAAGCTTTAGCAGTGTATTCACAGTTGAGCATTATTTACTGGTATATCTAAGTAATCACTCACGGTAGTTTTACTACGGTAGACAGGGAGGCTGACACTGCATGTAGTTCTGTCCATTTCATCTTCCAGACCACCACAGCTGAACACCGTTCTCCTTGTGGACTATGGAATACAGACACCATTTCAAGTGTGTAAATAATTCCAGTTTGTACATCTGAGTCACTGACATAGTGTAAAATAAACAAACAAGCTTGTTAACAGCTTAAGGAATTAATGCATTCAACACTTAATATGTTGCAAAATGTTATGAATAATTATAtcgtaaatataaatataaatatttggCGTAAATAAATATTTGGCGGCAAACTGATGTTTGAATCAACGTTCTTCTATCCTGGTTCTGCAGACCCACAAGATGAGCAAGGcaagcttttgttccagcccaggaGGAACACccctgattaaactaatcatctAACCCTTGATTGGCTGAACATGTTTTGGGTCTCCAGGTTTGAATAACACTGGTTTAGACGAGAGCAAGAAGAAAACATCAGAATGAATTACACAATAGATGGAGGGGTGTCGGTATTACCTTCAGAAGATGCATCATGGAGAATGAGAGGccaggagggtagaggagggttagactggtgttataggAGTCTTCCCCGTGATTGGACAGTCttatagtcacaataaagtaaCTCTGGTCCACCACTAATAAAGTTGATGTGCTGATAAGAGAGACAAGACCGTACAGTCAGAAAACATGCTTTTTTTGAGCAGACAGTAATCATTATAGTCACAAACAAGTTCCTTTATGTGGCCTCTGTTTATCAGACACTTACATGAAGTTGAAGTCCACCTCAAGCTCTGCCAAACAGGTTTCATTTTCTTTGCAGTTCTTTTCAAAGGGCACCTATGATGAATTCAAGACAATGTGTTTAGATGACCTGTTTTCACAGGTCTTTGGCTAAATTACAATACTCAGTCCACAGTCAATGCTAGTACTGTTGATCATTGTAAGTGAACAGGTTTTAGTCAGACCCAGAACGTATCCTCGTACCTCAACCACAGCCTTTGCAGGACTGTCAGTATTCAGAATGGCAGTACAACCCTCTTGTTGGCTTTCAGATTGAAAAAATGTAAGTTGGATGATTATGGGCGATAATGTGTCAATCACGCATTGCTGGAAGAAAATAAAATGTGGCATTCATTTCCCTATCCATAGTCCTGAAAAACCCTCATTCTCCTCACCACTGAATAAGATCAATACACAATAACAATTCAATAATAATTCAACAACCTAACAAGTTAATGTTACTCATTAAATCCCCTCCTTACGAGAGACATTATGGTTGTTGTATTGTTGCATAGCTACAGTTTCTCATTGATCCTACTGTCATGTAGACTGAGTGGTTGAAGCAGGTCCGCTCCTTTCTCAGCTCCACAGTAGAGAGAAGACTTCTGGCCCCTTTGTTCGTGTCATTGTAAAAGGCTCGGCTCCTCTGTCTCACTGGATCCACATCCAGCGTGTAGGAGACGTTCATCCCTGCACTCAGCACCACTGGAAAGGTACACAAGAGTCTGAAATGGCTTCCTTATCAGGGAGAGAAGTTCTGAACCTCATGGTTGCCTGCTGATGAACACCATTAAAGTAGAAGGCAGAGATGGAGTCAAGACCTTAACTCTTGTGACCCAGATCCAGACCGAGGTCCAACCTTTCGATACACTTGGACTTCATCTGGGTCTTCACCACAggctctgttccagacattattatgagccgcccttccctcagcagcctccactagtCTTCAGACTAGGAAGAGACCAAGACCCACCTATTGAGGTCAGTAATTTAGCTCTGCACCGAGGCTCCGGCCTAGACCACCAAGGCCACAATTGTGTGGTCTCAGATCATGATTTATGTTGGAAAGCACAAAGCCATCAGTATTCCAAAAGTTCTTAGAGTTCTTACCAGCTTTACTCTTTGTTGCCTCTGCCATGTTAAAGCAGGCTGTCAGAGTCACCACAGGGGAAATGGTCTCTTTTGCCAGACAGTCAAAGTTATCAGTGCTGATCTCCGAGGGATGGAAGTGGAGATGAGCAGAGATGCTGAGGACCGGTCTGGACCTGTTAGCGATCGAGGGTGAAGACAGTGATGTTAGCCTACATTGTACGATGTTGGGTAGCACCGGCCACACCTCATTGAGCACAGCCCCCATTCAGTGCAGATCCCACACTAGTGGGATATTTTTTACTGTCCGTTTTAAACCAGCTGTCTTTTCTTATCCTTTTTTTGGACTCGTACCTCAAGATGACAACTGCGCCACGCGTTCCTACTACGATGTCAGTCAGTCCATCCTCACCCAggtccatcttcccatcaatcgTCTGGCCAAAGAACTGGAGCTTAGATCTCATCATCGCAGCTGAGATGCGCTGCAGTAAGAAGACAAACATTTCATGAAAAGGCCTTGATATTGATATCCCAGGAGGGATGTATGTTTTCTTTGATCATTTTCTTTGAGCCTTTTTGAACGATTTCCATCTTCGTCTGTCTCACCTGGCTGAATTCAGGGCGAATCCCCTTTAGCTTTTCACCCAGGTAGATGTACACGGCCCCCCTGTGATCGTCCTCAAGTGGAGCGCCCACAGCTACATCCTTCAGCCCATCTCCATTCAGGTctgtgagagaggagatggaggagccgAATCTACCCTGAGCCATCACTGAAACATTCATCTCCATCCTCAGTTCCAGCTAATAAAGGAGAGATCACATGAAGATAAATCCATATTACATTGTCTTTTTGTGCAGTGTTATTAAAGAGGATGGATATTTATGTCCAAATGAATCAATATCAGCTTCCGGATCACTTTGTCCCTGATGAACATTTTCAGCCACAAATTGCAGCATTTTAATCTGTTGTTCAGAGATTCACAGTTTAGCCCACCTTATCAGTCAGTGTGTAGACGTAGatcctgccctctctctgtcGTTGGTGAAACATTGGTGCACCCACCAGGAGGAAGTCTGTGTTGCCGTCTGAGTCTATGTCCACAGAACACAGCTCTGCCCCGAAGTAGGAGCCCATCTGAGAAAATCCAAACTTACATTCATACAAAAATGGTTTTGAAATGTTTTAAGAAGTCTTCTGGTTTTTGAATAGAACTCATAAGTAAACATAAAAAGTGACTGTGTTCCTCTTTACTATGGGAGTAGCGATTCAACCTTTGACGTAACCCCAAAAGCTGGTTTCATGCTTTCTTGTAGATCTCGATTGATATACCACATTGCTTACAGAAATAGCTAATGTTTACCAACCTGTTCTCCAGACAATCTTTGTGCCACAGTCCAGTTGTTGTTAACCTTGTTGAAAAGTAGGATCCGTCCCATGTGTTCAGATCTTGGTGCTCCGGTAAAATATAGAAGGTTCTCGTTCTTCTTCCCAACAGCTACAGAGTATCCTATAAGAACAATAAAGAACTGTAGGTACATTGTAACTACACTCCCTTCTCTGAAACATCTGAACTAATGGAGCCTTGAAAAAAGTTGTTTGTTCAAATTCACTTTTGAGCAATATATTTTTTTGAGCTTAATGTTCCATTACCCATATAGGAATCTTTGTCCAATGTGGGGTCCTGAATTTCCCTTTCCTCTGATCTCAGACCCTCAGTCTCAAAGAGAGATCCACGCCAGTTGTTTGATCCTACTGAGCCCAGAACCAAGGTATCCTGTAGAGGAAATAAAACATTGGGTCATATTGTATGACATTTTTTTAATAAGCATTCATTAACTATATACTGTGTCTATAAACTAGTTGCCATGGTGGTCATTACATTTATAAATGAGTATTTAAGCATTTACAAGGATTTGTAGTAAAACGTAGAAGCATTGTCGTAAACATTTTACAAATTAACATTTAAGATGATAAAACATACTGGAAATACTATCGTGTATCTCACCTTATTAACGTAGACAGCACTGAACCCACTCTGAGACATCTCTTTCGTCAAGTTTCCAGCCAGAGCAGTCTTGGAACCTAGAATATAGGAACACTGATATAACTAGCGATACTTCTACTGTGAAATGTATTGAGTAAGGTGTTATAACCAGAAATAAATACCATCAGGAGGTGACCAGTATTTccaattcattttttttaatttttttttttttacaaatagtaAATCTCCATTGATAGCAactttttatttgacctttgtcCAGACCTGTAAAGTTgggtcagctcagggatttgaacttgcaaccttccagttactagtccaacgctctaaccattaggctaccctgccgccccactttgCTGTAAAATAAGTCAATACTAAGGGATTTCAACTGAATCTGGAGTTGTACCTTCAATGTTGAAGatctttttttgtaagttgtCTAGGATTCCTTTTAGTCCGTTGTAGTCCTGGATGAGGAAAGTGTTGTTCTCTTTTGGCTCTGATGCTAGTGACTTTAGTTTCGTCAAATCGACATTCTTGACCTGCCAAGAAATATATCACTTGAGGACAGGAATTATAGTGAAGTCTAATTTCCTTTTCAATATGCATGATATTTAAACATTCACTTCGTAACTGGGAAGTTGGACTGGACCCTTGAAACtactaataacaataataataacagctGTATTTGTATAGCGCTTTTTAATACAAGTAACAAAGTGCTTCACATCattcaaaaaaaaagaaaagtaatAAACAGGAGGAAGGAGAATAACAATACAAATTCAACCTGGACCTTGGAATGGCCAACAGTGCCCTGTCAGAGGATCTCAAGCTGCATCCTGGCTCATAGGGAGATAAAATATCTAAGAAATGGAATGGGGCTTAACCAAGCCTTAAAGATGGAATCCTTAGTTCTCCTTCCACCAAAGGCAAACGCAAAGCCTAGACTCAAGACTAGACAATGACAGCTCTCTTGTGCCTGCACAAATGATGTCACGGAACACACCTGACTAACCAGAAACACCTGTCAATCCAATCCCAATACTTCTATCCCAATAATTACGGAAGGCAATGTATTTCTTAGATGATATCGTGAAGGCGGGTCTGGACAACCTTCACATGCAGCTCGAGGTCAggtgggggccaaataaaataacCTCAGATTTCTTATTGTTGAGCCAGATAAATTGTCAAGCATTTGATGTCAACAAGACACTTGTGAATGGTAGCTACACTAGGTTGGTCACTGGGTCTGATTGGTACACAAAGCTgcgtgtcatctgcatagcagtgaaactGAATGTTAGGATTGCGGATGATGTCACCAAGGGGAAGCACGTACAAGGGGTGAAAAATGGGGCCTAGAGTTAATCCCTGAGGGACACCATAGTGAATAGGTGTTGGGGATGATACTGAACCACCCATGCTCACTGAAAAACTCTACATAACTGTGAGTCACAGTAatctcttatgcactctggacatgagttagtagtacccaactcgctaatgaacacttatcatcaaaacagtatgttgttttaaaactcacctcattGTGATTGAttaatttgaagaaagaagttcaacaacaggttgaaactgagtggaaaacataGTTGTTGTGGATGTTATTTCCAagtctaacacaacaaaatggacagcactttctaaggtgatgattaattcaaaacacTAGAGCTTATGCATACCCCCCCACGTAATGAAAATAATGACTGTAATCTTTTTTTTTAATACTGATTTAAGATAtcttggtacataattggtctataATAAAAATcagagttagcctacaattatagtgaatgggaaaaatatcctttctatttaaTTTGCTAAATTTAATTATATTCTACTTTCTATAAAATCATATAAGGGACAAGGGACATAAACATATCTTATCTGCTAAATCAGGGTAGAGAAGTAGTTTGCTCTTGCATCTTTAATCACAACATTGTAATTTCTCATCAGATCCTTC includes:
- the LOC110493647 gene encoding LOW QUALITY PROTEIN: integrin alpha-X-like (The sequence of the model RefSeq protein was modified relative to this genomic sequence to represent the inferred CDS: deleted 2 bases in 1 codon), with protein sequence MLVNKVKEKMSRQGPLSLLTWMGAMAVSSMAFNIDEANPKIYKGEEKDFFGYKVLQFISGKEKGVMVSAPYQKNGSGGICRCAQDRTDCTDCYTPQETDTIKYIGLSMAGQSTSPPTFTACSPGLAHECDGNSYLNSICYQFNSQLQITSNFTPAFQECTKKIVDLVFLFDGSGSMTTDEFDKNKGFINNIMTTLENSSIKFAAVQFSSKARTVFNFNDFKEGRALTNLWKEKHMSSLTNTHQAIDFLLKNIFENQAAGATADATKVLVIITDGDPSDTDKRFNSINGSDDKNIIRFVIGVKNVDLTKLKSLASEPKENNTFLIQDYNGLKGILDNLQKKIFNIEGSKTALAGNLTKEMSQSGFSAVYVNKDTLVLGSVGSNNWRGSLFETEGLRSEEREIQDPTLDKDSYMGYSVAVGKKNENLLYFTGAPRSEHMGRILLFNKVNNNWTVAQRLSGEQMGSYFGAELCSVDIDSDGNTDFLLVGAPMFHQRQREGRIYVYTLTDKLELRMEMNVSVMAQGRFGSSISSLTDLNGDGLKDVAVGAPLEDDHRGAVYIYLGEKLKGIRPEFSQRISAAMMRSKLQFFGQTIDGKMDLGEDGLTDIVVGTRGAVVILRSRPVLSISAHLHFHPSEISTDNFDCLAKETISPVVTLTACFNMAEATKSKAVVLSAGMNVSYTLDVDPVRQRSRAFYNDTNKGARSLLSTVELRKERTCFNHSVYMTQCVIDTLSPIIIQLTFFQSESQQEGCTAILNTDSPAKAVVEVPFEKNCKENETCLAELEVDFNFITSTLLVVDQSYFIVTIRLSNHGEDSYNTSLTLLYPPGLSFSMMHLLKSTRRTVFSCGGLEDEMDRTTCSVSLPVYRSKTTAVFTSKFHILNTYNWNDTMEMTVIGLSDNGNSTNSSLTRTIPVQFAVDLVAKALPQDSTTYMNFTLEDTSPKRLVNVYEVQNLGFKSVPITVTFTFPTKLEHRFEMKDYEISVLQNHTQCGKVINSTTEYCSPEKCCKSIECESFLLEKFLTVTFVLSGNVSFKDLDQHAKSLSLPKKFTGDRETVNFISFVKLGYDKKRYAQTASDPGDNSTSFHQTQIDVQAEILIHPQRELILGTGVGVGLFLLIIITMAMYMLGCFKRKRLVDNAQEDENEGEQREQDDAVQPITEKKLEPESEPESGAVESNSLLDDSQTENNGFPTCEAVGEGPKEEQDVSVRSRLME